Below is a genomic region from Halobacterium sp. CBA1132.
GCCATCGAGAACGGACCGGAGAACTAAGGCCGCGGGCGACGCAGTCCTGCGTATGCAGGTCGCCGTCCTCTCCGACATCCACTCGAATCTCGTGGCACTGGAGACTGTTTTCGACGACCTCCCGGCCGTGGACGCGCTCGTCTGCGCCGGCGACGTGGTCGGCTACAACGCGTGGCCCGCGGAGTGCGTGGACGCGCTCCGCGAGCGCGACGTGCCGACGGTGATGGGGAACCACGACCGGATGGTGGCGACCGACCGGAACTTCGGCGGGAACGGGATGGCCCAAGCGGGCGTGCGGCACGCGAAAGCCGAGTTGAACGACGTCCAGCGCGGGTGGGTCGAGCGCCTGCCGCGCGAGCGGACGCTGTTCGACGGCCGCGTGAAGGTCGTCCACGACCACCCCGAGGTGCAGGACCGCTACACGTACCCGGAGTCGTTCGGCCCGCACCTGCTCGGCGACGAGGACGTCCTGATTCTCGGGCACACGCACGTCCAACACCACGAGGTCTACGACGACGGCGTGGTGCTGAATCCGGGGAGTGTCGGGCAGCCACGGGACCGCGACCCGCGCGCGGCGTACGCCGTCTTGGACCTCGACGACCTGACTGTCGAGGAGCGTCGCGTCGAGTACGACATCGACCGGGTCGCGGACGCCGTGCGGGACGCGGGGCTGCCGGACGCGACCGCAGAGCGACTCGCGGACGGCCGGTGACGGTTCGCGCGCGCTACGGGGAGGACGCGTGCGTCTCCTCGTCGACCGGCCGGAGTTCCGCGGAGAAGTGCCGGAGTTCCGCCATCTCGGGCTCGGAGACGACCTCGTAGCCGGTGACGTCGCTGCCCTTCTCGCAGACCGCGGCGGCCGTGTCCGCGACGTGTTCGAGGTGGTCCGGGCCGTACGTGCGTCGCGGCACCGCGAGCCGCACGAGGTCGTCGCGCTCGGTTCCGGGGAACGCGAACCGCCCGAGCTCCACGGCGCGGACGCCGCCCTCGCGGTAGAGTTCGCAGACGAACGCCTGCCCGGGGTACGCCTCCCGTGGGATGTGCGGGAGCGCGTCGTTGGCGTTGACGTAGACGGCGTGGCCGCCGGCCGGCTGGTAGACGGGGACGCCGCGGTCGCCGAGGGCCTCGCAGAGCGCCTCGACCTGCGCGACGCGCTCGCCGACGTACGGCGGGTCGACGGCTTCGCGGAGGCCGACGGCGAACGCCGCGAGGTCGCGGCCGCTCATCCCGCCGTACGTCGAGAACCCCTCGTAGAGGATGCCGCGCTGGCGGCACGCCTCGAAGAGGTCCCCCTTCTCCCGGAGGCCGACGAACCCGCCGACGTTCACGAGGCCGTCTTTCTTCCCGCTCATCACGCACGCGTCGGCGTACGAGAGCTGTTCGCGGGCGACGCTGGCGACGGAGTCGCCGGCGAACTCGTCCTCGCGGCGCGTCACGAAGTGGGCGTTCTCCGCGAACCGACAGGCGTCGACGACGAACGTCGCGTCGATTTCTTCGGCGAACGCGGCGGCCTCGCGAGTGTTCGCGACGCTGACCGGCTGGCCGGCCATCGAGTTGTTCGTGACAGTGAGCACGATTAGCGGGACGTTCTCCGCGCCGACGTCGTCGACGACCTCGCGGGCCGTGTCCACGTCGAAGTTCCCCTTGAACGGGTGGTCGCTGTCGCCGTCGCGGGCTTCCGGAACCGGGCAGTCCACAGGGTCGCCGCCGTTCGCGGCGATGTGGGCGCGCGTCGTATCGAAGTGCGCGTTGTTCAGCACGACGTCGCCCTCGGAGACGAGCGCGCCGTAGAGGACGTTCTCCGGGTCGTGTTTAGTTAAGGCTGAAAAGTGAGGCGAGAGTGATTTCTGCTGTCTATGGCTGAAACCACTCGCCTCAGTGGCTGTAGCGACTGGATCGAGTTAGATTTTGTGGAGCGCGAGCGGACACCGAGCGAGCTGATGCAGCTTGGTATTCGACTTCATTTGGCTGGTCTCTC
It encodes:
- a CDS encoding metallophosphoesterase, which encodes MQVAVLSDIHSNLVALETVFDDLPAVDALVCAGDVVGYNAWPAECVDALRERDVPTVMGNHDRMVATDRNFGGNGMAQAGVRHAKAELNDVQRGWVERLPRERTLFDGRVKVVHDHPEVQDRYTYPESFGPHLLGDEDVLILGHTHVQHHEVYDDGVVLNPGSVGQPRDRDPRAAYAVLDLDDLTVEERRVEYDIDRVADAVRDAGLPDATAERLADGR